Part of the Hemibagrus wyckioides isolate EC202008001 linkage group LG09, SWU_Hwy_1.0, whole genome shotgun sequence genome, AGGAGCTACAGCTAACTGCAGCGGGAAGAGCTCAGATATGCATCATGGAGGAGTCTTTTTGCTCCTGTCTTGTCATGGGATTTTAGTTTTTCTTGGATGTAGTTATTTTTGTTGCAGATGTTTTCCCTCCACATGTATGCTTTACCTTACTTGTTCTTCATGGGACTGAGGATTGAGTTCTCAAAGGAAGTTCACGATAGTCACTCCTTCTGCCACCTGCCTTGTGAACAAAAACACTTATAGATGCATTTATTCTGTTAACCTGTGTTTCTTTCAATTTCCTTGTTGCCTCTTCCTTTAAACCAAACAAATTCTTATTAGTCTTTTTAATTCTGTGTTAAAGTGATTTAATTATATTGGTATGTAGTgtatttatcaaaaaaaaaaagcgacgACAAACGGTTCAACTATTGATAACGTTTTCTTAACTTGGCCTTGTCACAAGCTGAACTTTAATAATTAGACACAATCACATGATTCTAACAACCGTCAGCCCTAATGTTCAGgcattttgtattcatttacatAGAAGTGTTTTAGCAACTTTGGCATGTCAGACTTATTGAATTCATTGAGATAATTTaaatcctttttttgttttgtcctatACTAAGACTATGGATGGCAGCTCACAGTGAAAGTCAGGAGCCATGTGCCACCCTGCTCAGGAAACACTTTTCTTCTTTCATGTCCGAGTACCATAGAACAAGCCTCACTCGTCTGATTATTCTGCCATCTACTTTTCCTTACACTGCTCTCTTGCTGATATTTTTATAGatgtaaaatagaaaatattttgaTGTTGCAGTTAGATTTGTATTGCTATAGTATgcaaaactttttctttttttttttgccttgtgtGGGTGTTATGACACCACCTGGAGTTCATTTTGTTGTTACTGAAATGTGTGTTCCTCAGTCCACTTTGCCAGTACATGTATATTAGGATGGTGGGCtatgtttttattgtttgtttcttgTACCAAACATCCATGAcagtacaaataataaaataaaataaaataaaataaaataaaataaaataaaataaaaaagcaaaatactTGTTACAATTCAATACATGTGCAAAATTCCATTCTTGTGTATCTACATTTGTACGATGTGCCAAATGtattaaacaatatatattagtaaaaaaaaaaaaaaaaaaattggggtAGTGTTCACATCAAATGTCAGAATGAAGTAAAAGCATGATCTCAGTGGCATGGATATTGGTACGGGATTGGCATTTAATAAACTCCTGATCTGAGATTTTCACAAATAACAGTCTCTAGTTTATATAGAATGATGTGaaaagtgaaacaaaaaaaaaacatcgaTTTGATTGACAGTGGGTAGAATTGGTTGCCAGAAAGGATATTGTGATTATATATACAACTATGGTGAGCAGAAGcataaacaaaacatcagaCCTTGAGGTAGATGTGATGAGATGCTTCTGCTACTACAGCAGAAGACCGCATCAATAAAGAAAAGCACTGGAAAAAAGCAATTTTGACATGAAAAAGAGAGGCAAAAGAGTCTTTGAAGCTAGATGCACTAGCTGCACTGACAGGAACACTGTGCATATGGTTATAAGGGCATATATCTACTGATTAAAAGAAGAAGTAGGACTAGAACTGGAAGGAAAACCTATTTAATGGTATGGTAAGAACTGTCTGTGGCTGGCCACTCAGAAGTGAAGGAGGAAATTCAATAGCACACAGCCCTATTCTAAATCACTGCTCAGAGGGAGGGGCAGGCCAAGGAGATGTGAGAATAAAATGAGAACAAGCCCCAACCTCAACCTCTCCTTACCATCAGGAGTGCCAGGATATCAGCTCCAGAAAAACTACTGTTCAAGAGCAGCCACACGATGGCGGCAGAGACACAGGGAACAAGGAAGTGGGTTCCTCTACAGATTATACAGACAGTAAAGCAATGAATGATAATaagaatgaaaacatttatgtaAAACTACAGGGAAATTTACAACAAGAAGGAGAAATAGAGATAACAACTACTAAGGAGGCTAAGAACAGAATAGTGGCCTGATAAATACTACGAGATGCTATAAGATGTAACCACCCTGGCAGATTCACTGTTACAGAGAAACCCAGACCATGCACTATTAAATGAGATAGTGGAAAGCTTTCTTATGACTATTGAACACAGTCATGTGTTACTGCGGAGAACTTTCCCACCAAgctggaaagaaataaaaagatgaaACCCAGTAGGAGAAGAACTCATTTCATGGTCCGAAGGATTAAAACTCATGGAAGCTGAGATATGGAGAAAACGGATAAAGGATAATGGAACTGATGTCCTCTGTGCAGAGACTCCAGATTTTCAGCTTCTCATATTGAACACCAAAAAACACAGGTACATACCATAGAGCTTTGCTGATATGAAATGAATAGTAGGGAACTTACCAATACCGAGGTGGGTGGACAGTGCTAGATAACCAAGTCTGAGGCAATAACAGCAGGGCAGTGATGGCTCTAGGAGACATAAAAGCGAAGCTGattcatgtaaataaaaaaataactaaaaaggTTTTTACCGATGCTGGATTGTCAGCAGTTATTAATACCAATCACCACAATGAGAAACCTTtcaatatgcaaataaatgtattaCGGGTTATAATTAGGGAACAATACCACACCTCTGACATCTGGTCCCATAGAGATCCCTACCATGGTTGATGACATGTATGTTGACAACCAACACTGCATACATTAGTTCAACTTGATCCTGTTGAAAGATATTTACAGCCATGTGAAACATCTTTAGCAGCCAAAGCATTTAACTACAGGAAAGCTTCAGACAAAACGATGGCCACACCTACTACTATGCTCAGTAGGCATGGACTACATAGTCTGCTCATTAGTTCATTGTTTAATTAGCAATGGCAGGAAGATGGGCTCTGAATTACTGTTCAGCTGACAATTGAAAAATGACATTCTGTCAACCATGCTGAAAGTATAATGACACTCTGTGAAGGTACCTCTCATGACCACTAACAATGTTTTTGAAATTGTGACCTGAATTGACCTGAAATCCCACACTGCAAAGTGACAAAGTGTTCTTTCTGGACAGTTCTTCGTTTCTGAATGAAAACCAGAGATATACAGGGTATGCAGCAGTTGCTCGAGCCTGATATATCAATGGGTTTGAAGTGGTTCTTGTACCATCCTTGGCACAGATCACAGTAATAGCAGCTGCGTGCAGTTTGGCAAGGGCAAAAACGTGTACCATCTACACACATTCCACTTACGCATGCAGCATGTGCTACACGTATACTGCCATATGGGCTCCAAGAGGTTTCTGCACAGATGATGACAAGCCCATATCACATCTGAATGAAATCCAAGTACTACTGTTAGCCATTCATGAACCTTATCAATGCACAATTTTGAAATGTGTCACACACAGTACTAGAGCTCATTTTACCACAAGAGGTAATGCTTCTGCGGTCAAAGCTGCAAACGCCATCACTAGACATAAATTTGTCCCTTGAAACAATTGCAAGAACCAAAAATCAGAAAGCACCCAGTTACCCTGACCTGGTCAAGCCAAGGCTAAATTGCCTAGTCGGCAAAGCCTAGAGGAAAGGTCGATGTGGTTACAAAGGGGGTTGGTTAATGACAAATGATCCTGTTTCATAGTGTAAAGTTAGGGAATGTACTATAGCACCAGTGAAATTGGtgcctttccttttcttccttgTCTTACAATATGACCCAATATTCACAGTAATTTTAACCCATGATTGACAATTTCACTGCTAACCGtgaaatctgcagaaaatataACGTTAAATTATACGTTTCAGAGCCAAACAGGACAGATTCCTAGTCCCTTAGGCCATTTTGAACACATCTACAAGGACTTTATTGACATAACAGAAAGGTATGCACAGAAAGGATAATGTTCTGCCTAGTAAGGGTAAACTGATACGTTAGATGACTTTTCCCTCCAAGCACAATGCCATACAGACAGCTGCTAGATGTAGGATTTAAGAAATAAGCTAAAACGTCTCCTAGATATTTTAAAACCTGAGCTTATTGAGGGATAGCGCGCGACCTTTGACcataagctccgcccacttcctGCATACAGGTGAGCACATAGGCGTTAACTAACACGGACTTCAGTAAACGACGGAGGAGATTTTTCCTTTGGGATAAAAATACGCAAAATGTGTGTGGAGAATATGTGCGGCTTTGGTAAGATCATGCTCTGTTTCAGCTGTTTAGTGATTAGAAATGGAGTAAAAGTGTTCAACTTCTGCAGTTTTATCGCTTTAGATTTTTGGCAATTAGCCTGCAAGCTTTAGCGCTTCTTCTGCCTTGTGTTAAAAATCTACCTGGAAATAGACCGGGGTTTTTCCCccataataatgaatgaaagctTTCCACACATGCTGGTGATAAGTTTGCTCACTTCATAACACATCTGTAACATGTCTAATGTTCTGTTCCTTTATCTGCTTTGTAGACAAACAGAAAGGGCCTGGGAGGCTGATGACTAAAGGACTCACACTCATAGTTGTCGGTcatgttaattttattttgggGGCCATCGTTCATGGCAGTGTTTTACGACACATCTCTAAACCCACTGGCACAATACCCACAGAGTACACAGTGTCCAACATCATAGCTGTTACCTCAGGACTGCTGGTACAAGATCATCAACTATTATTATTGAGTATAGTGAAATGTGCTTATTTGTTGTTGAATGCGTTGCTTTTTATATTTCAGAGCATTGCAAGTGGAATTGTTGCAATATTGGTGTCAAGGAATATTAAGATTGTCAAACTGGTAAGAAACCGGGTTAGGGTAATGACACCTCATTAAGCCTGTTCTCATTCCCGTCATCAGTATTTTAAGTGGATGGGTAAAGTCCTGGAGCTCACACTGAAATTCTGCTTTTCCTCCAGCACGTGGGTCTGTTGGTGAGCTCCTTCTTAAACGCTCTGCTCTCTGCAGCCTGCTGCATTGGGCTTCTACTGGCCATCAGCCTCACTATTTCAGC contains:
- the LOC131359326 gene encoding keratinocyte-associated protein 3, translating into MCVENMCGFDKQKGPGRLMTKGLTLIVVGHVNFILGAIVHGSVLRHISKPTGTIPTEYTVSNIIAVTSGLLSIASGIVAILVSRNIKIVKLHVGLLVSSFLNALLSAACCIGLLLAISLTISADGSVLLQGCNNTDVPINARSPVAANCPFDTTRIYDTTLALWFPCTLLSALETGLSVWCFIVGLTLRGIGPCAHTYLREQLEEDTLAHRSKGDPDFSAPSQRLIAHSSAQP